Proteins encoded by one window of Pelmatolapia mariae isolate MD_Pm_ZW linkage group LG14, Pm_UMD_F_2, whole genome shotgun sequence:
- the LOC134641125 gene encoding dehydrogenase/reductase SDR family member 11-like: MERWRGRVALVTGASVGIGAAVAVELVRLGMKVVGCARDVGKIEKLAAECQSAGHPGVLVPFKCDLTNEEEILSMFAAIKEQYKGVDVCINNAGLSHPEPLLSGKTSSWKNMIDVNVLALSICAREAYQSMKERNVDDGHIINMNSLCGHQVFLLADAHFYSATKYTVTALTEGLRQELRAENTHIRATCISPSVVETEFMSRFYHDSPEKAAGIYAAVKPMKAIDVASAVTYVLSAPPHVQIGDIHFEGV; encoded by the exons ATGGAGCGCTGGCGGGGCAGAGTGGCTCTGGTGACCGGAGCCTCGGTCGGGATTGGGGCGGCTGTAGCCGTAGAGTTAGTCCGACTCGGTATGAAAGTGGTGGGCTGCGCCAGGGACGTCGGGAAAATTGAG AAACTGGCAGCAGAATGTCAGAGTGCCGGCCACCCTGGTGTTTTGGTGCCTTTCAAGTGCGATTTGACCAACGAGGAGGAGATTCTGTCTATGTTTGCTGCAATTAAAGAGCAGTACAAAGGCGTGGACGTGTGCATCAACAATGCTGGCTTATCTCATCCAGAACCTCTGCTAAGTGGCAAAACCAGCAGCTGGAAGAACATGATAGAT GTGAACGTTCTTGCACTAAGTATCTGTGCACGTGAAGCTTATCAGTCAATGAAAGAGCGAAACGTGGATGATGGACACATCATAAACATGAACAG CTTGTGTGGGCATCAAGTCTTTTTGTTGGCTGATGCACATTTCTATTCTGCCACCAAGTACACTGTGACCGCACTGACTGAGGGCCTGAGGCAGGAGCTGCGTGCAGAAAACACCCATATCCGAGCTACA TGCATTTCTCCCAGTGTGGTCGAGACAGAATTTATGTCACGGTTCTACCATGACAGTCCCGAAAAAGCAGCTGGTATATATGCTGCAGTCAAG CCTATGAAGGCAATAGACGTGGCCAGTGCTGTCACATATGTGCTCAGTGCCCCTCCTCATGTTCAG ATTGGAGACATTCACTTTGAGGGTGTGTAG
- the LOC134640527 gene encoding dehydrogenase/reductase SDR family member 11-like isoform X1 — protein MERWRGRVALVTGASVGIGAAIAVELVRLGMKVVGCARDVGKIQKLAAECQSAGHPGVLVPFKCDLSKEEEILAMFAAIKEQHKGVDVCINNAGLAHPEPLLSGKTSGWKNMMDVNILGLSICTREAYQSMKERNVDDGHIINLNSMSGHRVLPSATTHFYTATKFAVTALTEGLRQELRAEKTHIRATSISPGLVETEFGQRLFKDDPDKAAGLYSEYKPLEAKDVASSVVYVLSAPPHVQHTDAF, from the exons ATGGAGCGCTGGCGGGGCAGAGTGGCTCTGGTGACCGGAGCCTCAGTCGGGATTGGGGCGGCTATAGCCGTAGAGTTAGTCCGGCTCGGCATGAAAGTGGTGGGCTGTGCCAGGGACGTCGGAAAGATTCAG AAACTGGCAGCAGAGTGTCAGAGTGCCGGTCACCCTGGTGTTTTGGTGCCTTTCAAGTGTGACTTGAGCAAAGAGGAGGAGATTCTGGCCATGTTTGCAGCGATCAAAGAGCAGCACAAAGGTGTGGACGTGTGCATCAACAACGCCGGCTTGGCTCACCCAGAGCCGCTGCTAAGTGGCAAAACCAGCGGCTGGAAGAACATGATGGAT GTGAACATCCTTGGGTTGAGTATTTGCACGCGTGAGGCGTATCAGTCAATGAAAGAGAGAAACGTGGATGATGGCCACATCATAAACCTAAACAG TATGTCCGGTCATCGTGTGCTTCCCAGTGCAACTACGCATTTCTACACCGCCACCAAGTTCGCTGTAACCGCTCTGACTGAGGGCCTGAGGCAGGAACTGCGTGCAGAAAAAACTCATATCCGAGCCACG agcaTTTCTCCTGGTTTAGTGGAGACTGAATTTGGTCAACGGCTCTTCAAGGATGATCCCGATAAGGCTGCCGGTCTATACTCAGAATATAAG CCTCTGGAAGCAAAAGATGTTGCCAGTTCTGTTGTATATGTGCTCAGTGCCCCTCCTCATGTTCAG CACACAGACGCGTTTTAG
- the LOC134640527 gene encoding dehydrogenase/reductase SDR family member 11-like isoform X2 — translation MERWRGRVALVTGASVGIGAAIAVELVRLGMKVVGCARDVGKIQKLAAECQSAGHPGVLVPFKCDLSKEEEILAMFAAIKEQHKGVDVCINNAGLAHPEPLLSGKTSGWKNMMDVNILGLSICTREAYQSMKERNVDDGHIINLNSMSGHRVLPSATTHFYTATKFAVTALTEGLRQELRAEKTHIRATSISPGLVETEFGQRLFKDDPDKAAGLYSEYKPLEAKDVASSVVYVLSAPPHVQIGDIQMRGTEQVS, via the exons ATGGAGCGCTGGCGGGGCAGAGTGGCTCTGGTGACCGGAGCCTCAGTCGGGATTGGGGCGGCTATAGCCGTAGAGTTAGTCCGGCTCGGCATGAAAGTGGTGGGCTGTGCCAGGGACGTCGGAAAGATTCAG AAACTGGCAGCAGAGTGTCAGAGTGCCGGTCACCCTGGTGTTTTGGTGCCTTTCAAGTGTGACTTGAGCAAAGAGGAGGAGATTCTGGCCATGTTTGCAGCGATCAAAGAGCAGCACAAAGGTGTGGACGTGTGCATCAACAACGCCGGCTTGGCTCACCCAGAGCCGCTGCTAAGTGGCAAAACCAGCGGCTGGAAGAACATGATGGAT GTGAACATCCTTGGGTTGAGTATTTGCACGCGTGAGGCGTATCAGTCAATGAAAGAGAGAAACGTGGATGATGGCCACATCATAAACCTAAACAG TATGTCCGGTCATCGTGTGCTTCCCAGTGCAACTACGCATTTCTACACCGCCACCAAGTTCGCTGTAACCGCTCTGACTGAGGGCCTGAGGCAGGAACTGCGTGCAGAAAAAACTCATATCCGAGCCACG agcaTTTCTCCTGGTTTAGTGGAGACTGAATTTGGTCAACGGCTCTTCAAGGATGATCCCGATAAGGCTGCCGGTCTATACTCAGAATATAAG CCTCTGGAAGCAAAAGATGTTGCCAGTTCTGTTGTATATGTGCTCAGTGCCCCTCCTCATGTTCAG ATTGGAGACATTCAGATGCGAGGGACAGAGCAGGTGTCTTAG
- the LOC134640526 gene encoding dehydrogenase/reductase SDR family member 11-like isoform X2: MERWRGRVALVTGASVGIGAATAVELVRLGMKVVGCARDVGKIQKLAAECQSAGHPGVLVPFKCDLTNEEEILAMFAAIKEQHKGVDVCINNAGLAHPEPLLSGKTSGWKNMMDVNVFGLSICAREAYQSMKERNVDDGHIININSVCGHHVIPHADLHFYTATKFAVTALTEGLRQELRAENTHIRATSISPSLVKTEFPLRLYSNNPDIKASVFSAYKPLEAKDVVNAVIYVLGAPPHVQIGEVQMLATEQKS; this comes from the exons ATGGAGCGCTGGCGGGGCAGAGTGGCTCTGGTGACCGGAGCCTCGGTTGGAATTGGTGCAGCTACAGCCGTAGAGCTGGTCCGGCTCGGAATGAAAGTCGTGGGCTGCGCCAGGGACGTCGGAAAAATACAG AAACTGGCAGCAGAGTGTCAGAGCGCCGGCcatcctggtgttttggttccTTTCAAGTGTGACTTGACCAACGAGGAGGAGATTCTGGCCATGTTTGCAGCGATCAAAGAGCAGCACAAAGGCGTGGACGTGTGCATCAACAACGCTGGCTTGGCTCACCCAGAGCCACTGCTAAGTGGCAAAACCAGCGGCTGGAAGAACATGATGGAT gtgaatgtTTTTGGATTGAGTATCTGCGCACGTGAAGCGTATCAGTCGATGAAAGAGAGAAATGTTGATGATGGGCACATCATAAACATAAACAG TGTATGTGGACATCATGTGATTCCCCATGCTGATCTACATTTCTACACCGCCACCAAGTTTGCTGTAACCGCTCTGACTGAGGGCCTAAGGCAGGAGCTCCGTGCAGAGAACACCCATATCCGAGCAACA AGCATTTCTCCCAGCTTAGTGAAGACTGAATTTCCTTTGCGGCTCTATAGCAACAATCCAGATATAAAAGCCAGCGTTTTCTCTGCATATAAG CCTTTGGAAGCAAAAGATGTTGTCAACGCTGTTATATACGTGCTCGGTGCCCCTCCTCATGTTCAG ATTGGAGAGGTTCAGATGCTAGCAACAGAGCAGAAGTCTTAA